A single region of the Peromyscus eremicus chromosome 16_21, PerEre_H2_v1, whole genome shotgun sequence genome encodes:
- the Tbata gene encoding protein TBATA isoform X3, with the protein MNTEVKTQLAEHLLESPKPEPEKKPEHFSRSHGDAGFQKEPMVPGVVDFELIQEELKIPKPQTPSAYRFGRLSHHSFFSRHHPQPQRVTHIPDFTGKPVCVVRDEFSLAPLTQSALLSGCLMGMPTISDPIGDPQSNRNPQLSSDTWRKNLKDLAFRAFTKEMEPRTNEPGAEQRSEPGKKTFQKEEPPLREQGAKYSAETGRLIPASSQALSRRGHQGQRGHSSGRDGGVQVSVLQDQDLLILELLCQILQTDSLHAIQFWLLYAPPKEKDLALGLLQTALAQLIPQPLLSLPEENLLNQLQELQEPQETQQTTYSPSLKKTKTPPLSKAEKPGLFCLS; encoded by the exons ATGAACACGGAGGTGAAAACCCAGTTGGCTGAGCATCTGCTAGAGAG TCCAAAGCCAGAGCCTGAGAAGAAGCCAGAGCACTTTTCAAGGAGCCACGGGGATGCTGGGTTCCAGAAAGAGCCTATGGTCCCAGGCGTCGTGGATTTTGAGTTGATCCAAGAGGAGCTGAAGATCCCTAAGCCCCAAACACCCAGTGCCTATCGCTTTGGACGTCTCAGTCACCATTCCTTCTTCTCTCGACACCACCCCCAACCACAGCGTGTGACGCACATCCCAG ATTTCACCGGGAAGCCTGTCTGCGTGGTCAGGGACGAGTTCTCTTTGGCACCCTTGACTCAGTCTGCGCTCTTATCCGGTTGTCTGATGGGGATGCCCACCATCTCTGACCCCATTGGGGACCCACAGTCCAATCGGAACCCCCAGCTTTCTTCTG ACACCTGGCGGAAGAATCTAAAGGACCTAGCGTTCCGAGCATTTACTAAGGAGATGGAGCCAAGGACCAATGAGCCTGGTGCCGAGCAAAGGAGCGAGCCTGGAAAGAAAACCTTC CAGAAGGAAGAGCCTCCTCTGAGGGAGCAGGGGGCAAAGTACTCAGCTGAGACCGGTAGGCTTATTCCAGCTTCCAGCCAAGCCCTCAGCCGCCGTGGCCACCAGGGACAGCGGGGTCACTCTTCTGGCAGAGATGGAGGAGTCCAAGTCTCCGTTCTGCAGGACCAGGACCTGCTG ATCTTGGAACTTCTTTGTCAGATTCTACAAACAGATTCCCTACACGCTATCCAGTTCTGGCTGCTCTACGCTCCACCAAAGG AGAAAGACCTGGCGCTGGGACTTCTGCAGACAGCTTTGGCTCAGTTaatcccccagcccctcctctccctcccagaaGAAAATCTCTTGAATCAACTCCAAGAGCTTCAAGAACCTCAAGAGACACAACAGACAACCTACAG tCCATCCCTGAAGAAGACGAAGACACCACCTTTATCCAAGGCCGAAAAACCAG GTTTGTTTTGCTTGTCATAA
- the Tbata gene encoding protein TBATA isoform X2: MNTEVKTQLAEHLLESPKPEPEKKPEHFSRSHGDAGFQKEPMVPGVVDFELIQEELKIPKPQTPSAYRFGRLSHHSFFSRHHPQPQRVTHIPDFTGKPVCVVRDEFSLAPLTQSALLSGCLMGMPTISDPIGDPQSNRNPQLSSDTWRKNLKDLAFRAFTKEMEPRTNEPGAEQRSEPGKKTFKEEPPLREQGAKYSAETGRLIPASSQALSRRGHQGQRGHSSGRDGGVQVSVLQDQDLLILELLCQILQTDSLHAIQFWLLYAPPKEKDLALGLLQTALAQLIPQPLLSLPEENLLNQLQELQEPQETQQTTYSPSLKKTKTPPLSKAEKPEFVGKAQVLRVHSDEDSEEKTTKTKAES; the protein is encoded by the exons ATGAACACGGAGGTGAAAACCCAGTTGGCTGAGCATCTGCTAGAGAG TCCAAAGCCAGAGCCTGAGAAGAAGCCAGAGCACTTTTCAAGGAGCCACGGGGATGCTGGGTTCCAGAAAGAGCCTATGGTCCCAGGCGTCGTGGATTTTGAGTTGATCCAAGAGGAGCTGAAGATCCCTAAGCCCCAAACACCCAGTGCCTATCGCTTTGGACGTCTCAGTCACCATTCCTTCTTCTCTCGACACCACCCCCAACCACAGCGTGTGACGCACATCCCAG ATTTCACCGGGAAGCCTGTCTGCGTGGTCAGGGACGAGTTCTCTTTGGCACCCTTGACTCAGTCTGCGCTCTTATCCGGTTGTCTGATGGGGATGCCCACCATCTCTGACCCCATTGGGGACCCACAGTCCAATCGGAACCCCCAGCTTTCTTCTG ACACCTGGCGGAAGAATCTAAAGGACCTAGCGTTCCGAGCATTTACTAAGGAGATGGAGCCAAGGACCAATGAGCCTGGTGCCGAGCAAAGGAGCGAGCCTGGAAAGAAAACCTTC AAGGAAGAGCCTCCTCTGAGGGAGCAGGGGGCAAAGTACTCAGCTGAGACCGGTAGGCTTATTCCAGCTTCCAGCCAAGCCCTCAGCCGCCGTGGCCACCAGGGACAGCGGGGTCACTCTTCTGGCAGAGATGGAGGAGTCCAAGTCTCCGTTCTGCAGGACCAGGACCTGCTG ATCTTGGAACTTCTTTGTCAGATTCTACAAACAGATTCCCTACACGCTATCCAGTTCTGGCTGCTCTACGCTCCACCAAAGG AGAAAGACCTGGCGCTGGGACTTCTGCAGACAGCTTTGGCTCAGTTaatcccccagcccctcctctccctcccagaaGAAAATCTCTTGAATCAACTCCAAGAGCTTCAAGAACCTCAAGAGACACAACAGACAACCTACAG tCCATCCCTGAAGAAGACGAAGACACCACCTTTATCCAAGGCCGAAAAACCAG AGTTCGTGGGCAAAGCCCAAGTCCTCCGCGTGCATTCCGACGAGGACTCGGAGGAGAAAACGACCAAGACAAAGGCCGAGAGCTGA
- the Tbata gene encoding protein TBATA isoform X1: MNTEVKTQLAEHLLESPKPEPEKKPEHFSRSHGDAGFQKEPMVPGVVDFELIQEELKIPKPQTPSAYRFGRLSHHSFFSRHHPQPQRVTHIPDFTGKPVCVVRDEFSLAPLTQSALLSGCLMGMPTISDPIGDPQSNRNPQLSSDTWRKNLKDLAFRAFTKEMEPRTNEPGAEQRSEPGKKTFQKEEPPLREQGAKYSAETGRLIPASSQALSRRGHQGQRGHSSGRDGGVQVSVLQDQDLLILELLCQILQTDSLHAIQFWLLYAPPKEKDLALGLLQTALAQLIPQPLLSLPEENLLNQLQELQEPQETQQTTYSPSLKKTKTPPLSKAEKPEFVGKAQVLRVHSDEDSEEKTTKTKAES, from the exons ATGAACACGGAGGTGAAAACCCAGTTGGCTGAGCATCTGCTAGAGAG TCCAAAGCCAGAGCCTGAGAAGAAGCCAGAGCACTTTTCAAGGAGCCACGGGGATGCTGGGTTCCAGAAAGAGCCTATGGTCCCAGGCGTCGTGGATTTTGAGTTGATCCAAGAGGAGCTGAAGATCCCTAAGCCCCAAACACCCAGTGCCTATCGCTTTGGACGTCTCAGTCACCATTCCTTCTTCTCTCGACACCACCCCCAACCACAGCGTGTGACGCACATCCCAG ATTTCACCGGGAAGCCTGTCTGCGTGGTCAGGGACGAGTTCTCTTTGGCACCCTTGACTCAGTCTGCGCTCTTATCCGGTTGTCTGATGGGGATGCCCACCATCTCTGACCCCATTGGGGACCCACAGTCCAATCGGAACCCCCAGCTTTCTTCTG ACACCTGGCGGAAGAATCTAAAGGACCTAGCGTTCCGAGCATTTACTAAGGAGATGGAGCCAAGGACCAATGAGCCTGGTGCCGAGCAAAGGAGCGAGCCTGGAAAGAAAACCTTC CAGAAGGAAGAGCCTCCTCTGAGGGAGCAGGGGGCAAAGTACTCAGCTGAGACCGGTAGGCTTATTCCAGCTTCCAGCCAAGCCCTCAGCCGCCGTGGCCACCAGGGACAGCGGGGTCACTCTTCTGGCAGAGATGGAGGAGTCCAAGTCTCCGTTCTGCAGGACCAGGACCTGCTG ATCTTGGAACTTCTTTGTCAGATTCTACAAACAGATTCCCTACACGCTATCCAGTTCTGGCTGCTCTACGCTCCACCAAAGG AGAAAGACCTGGCGCTGGGACTTCTGCAGACAGCTTTGGCTCAGTTaatcccccagcccctcctctccctcccagaaGAAAATCTCTTGAATCAACTCCAAGAGCTTCAAGAACCTCAAGAGACACAACAGACAACCTACAG tCCATCCCTGAAGAAGACGAAGACACCACCTTTATCCAAGGCCGAAAAACCAG AGTTCGTGGGCAAAGCCCAAGTCCTCCGCGTGCATTCCGACGAGGACTCGGAGGAGAAAACGACCAAGACAAAGGCCGAGAGCTGA